A stretch of DNA from Deltaproteobacteria bacterium:
CACGGGAGAAAAAGCCGTTTTCAACGCCTGCTCCGACCTGAGCTGAGCGGTCTGTAAAATTGGGGCCAACCAATGTGAAGGTACGACCAGCCACCGATTTGGACCTGCCGGGAATTGCGAAAATCCACGTGCAAAGCTGGAGGGACGCCTATCGCCATATGCTACCGGCGGTGTTCCTGGGCGACCCCATCGAGCGGGTGCTGAGCCGGCACTGGCAAAAGACCGACCTTAGAGACAACGGTCTGGTCTTGGTGGCGGAGGCGGATGAACTGGCCGGCTTCATTGCGGTCTGGTGCCGGCCGGCCCCCTACATAGACAACCTCCACGTCAGGCCGCTTTCGAGGTCGAAAAAGATCGGTTCACGCCTGATGAAAAAGGCTGCCGAAGCATTACTGCGGAAGGGGCATCGAACCGCCTATCTCTGGGTCTTCGAAAGCAATTGGAAGGCGATTCGATTTTACGAACGTCTGGGAGGCGTCCCGGCCGAAAAGACCACCCAGGACATCTTCGGCTACAAGATTCCCAGTTTGAAGATTGAATGGAAGGACATCTCCACGCTTGTCTCGGTGTAGCGTGATTACGTGTTACGTCGTGAAATAAGGTAAAAAAGAATCGGACCTATAACCGATAACAAGGTAAAAGCCTGCCGGCCGAGGGGGGATGCCGCCCCGGCAACCGTTGTGCCTTATTCTGGCTCTCCGACCGGTCACGCCCCCTTTTTCTCATAACCCTTATCCGCCGGCAATCGTTTCTTAGCAGCTTCCATATTGGCCAACTGATCACACCGCTCATTGCCCATATTCCCGGCATGCCCTTTCACCCACTCGAACCTGACATCGTGCTTTTCACAAAGCTCGAGCAATTTTTTCCACAAATCCGGATTTACAGCGGCCTCTCTTTTATTTTTCATCCAGCCATTAGCCCTCCACCTCTCGGCCCACCCTTTGGTGATCCCATTGACGACATATTTCGAATCGCTGTGGAGGATGACGTTAGACGGCCTTTTAAGGAAACCCAGCCCCACAATACAAGCCATCAATTCCATCCGGTTATTGGTTGTGAACCGGTAGCCGCCCGAGAGTTCCTTCACTTTTTTCTTCCCTCTCATAATAACGACACCATATCCACCGGGGCCGGGATTGCTTGGCGAGCAGCCGCCGTCGGTGTAGATAACGATACCGCCGTCCCCGGAGGCTGTCTTTGGTTTTGTTGCGGGTTTGCTGGTAGAAGATGCCCTCGGTTTGGTGGGGGACGCCTTCGGTTTCACCTTGTTCGATTTCTTGCCCTCATTTTCCCTAAAGAAATCTTCCGCTTCTTTCCTGGTCGTGAATCCTTTGAAAACAGCCCCTGAAAATCCACGGACTTGAATTTCGGCACCGTTATCTCCATACCATTCGGTATAGATGCCCGGGGTGTTGCCGACAGCGACCGCGTAGAATTTTTTCTTTTTATTACGAGGCATGCATGGGTGTCCGTTACGATTTATGGCCATTCTCAGCGTTGCGGATATCATCTATCTTGAAATTTTGCAAAAAAAAGGGAAAATCTCAAAAACGGTAGGTATAACGAAAACCGATCGTGTCGAGCCCTTCATTGGGAGAGGCTAAATACGCGTTGGATACATGATCCAACATGATCGACAGGCCGTGATGGTCGGTAAT
This window harbors:
- a CDS encoding GNAT family N-acetyltransferase, giving the protein MKVRPATDLDLPGIAKIHVQSWRDAYRHMLPAVFLGDPIERVLSRHWQKTDLRDNGLVLVAEADELAGFIAVWCRPAPYIDNLHVRPLSRSKKIGSRLMKKAAEALLRKGHRTAYLWVFESNWKAIRFYERLGGVPAEKTTQDIFGYKIPSLKIEWKDISTLVSV
- the rnhA gene encoding ribonuclease HI, yielding MISATLRMAINRNGHPCMPRNKKKKFYAVAVGNTPGIYTEWYGDNGAEIQVRGFSGAVFKGFTTRKEAEDFFRENEGKKSNKVKPKASPTKPRASSTSKPATKPKTASGDGGIVIYTDGGCSPSNPGPGGYGVVIMRGKKKVKELSGGYRFTTNNRMELMACIVGLGFLKRPSNVILHSDSKYVVNGITKGWAERWRANGWMKNKREAAVNPDLWKKLLELCEKHDVRFEWVKGHAGNMGNERCDQLANMEAAKKRLPADKGYEKKGA
- a CDS encoding acyloxyacyl hydrolase — its product is MALHDGELETNGEDKKALGSRLLFRIPVELGLFITDHHGLSIMLDHVSNAYLASPNEGLDTIGFRYTYRF